Proteins co-encoded in one Flavobacteriaceae bacterium MAR_2009_75 genomic window:
- a CDS encoding signal transduction histidine kinase: MTSTEARLKERVKELTCLYEVTSIIVNADYDRLEESLEEIVLCLKKAWQFNEDTEVILVYDDFRIKTENYRPSKICLYSNIQVFNQKTGFIKVSYPADKYTLSDFLIEEQALLDNISLVIGNLFERKHIRDREAAIKRQMERADRLHILGEITAGIAHELNTPLANILGFAELLKDSLTDKTAIRDLEKIMENAIFSREIVKKLMFFACEMPQEMNEISINPLIENVLNLLKPSFRTKNIQLKKSFSHETIAIKADTVQMTQVLFNLIMNAIYYSPIGGKIELNIQQTPKNVQLTISDEGEGISKENEDKVFEPFFTTKPLGDGSGLGLSVVHGIINSHQGKIRHEPNKPTGTIFTVDFPKL; the protein is encoded by the coding sequence ATGACCTCTACGGAAGCACGCCTAAAAGAACGGGTAAAAGAACTGACTTGCCTCTATGAGGTAACTTCAATTATCGTAAACGCCGATTATGACCGACTTGAAGAATCGCTTGAAGAAATCGTACTCTGCCTAAAAAAAGCATGGCAGTTCAATGAAGATACTGAGGTAATTTTAGTGTATGATGATTTTCGTATAAAAACGGAAAACTATCGACCCAGCAAAATCTGCCTATACTCGAACATTCAGGTTTTTAATCAAAAAACAGGCTTTATTAAAGTAAGTTACCCTGCGGATAAATACACACTTTCCGACTTTTTGATTGAAGAGCAAGCCTTATTGGACAACATTAGTTTGGTGATAGGTAATCTTTTTGAACGTAAACATATTAGGGATCGAGAGGCCGCTATTAAAAGACAAATGGAGCGCGCCGATCGGCTGCATATTCTGGGTGAGATTACGGCAGGCATCGCCCACGAACTTAATACTCCCTTAGCTAATATATTGGGGTTTGCCGAACTTCTGAAAGACTCGCTAACTGATAAAACAGCGATAAGGGATCTTGAGAAGATTATGGAAAATGCAATTTTCAGCCGAGAGATTGTAAAAAAACTTATGTTCTTCGCTTGTGAAATGCCGCAAGAAATGAATGAAATTTCCATAAACCCTTTGATTGAAAACGTACTCAATTTATTAAAGCCATCATTTCGTACTAAAAATATTCAGTTAAAAAAATCTTTTAGCCATGAGACTATCGCTATTAAAGCTGATACGGTACAAATGACCCAAGTGCTTTTCAATTTGATCATGAACGCAATTTATTATTCCCCCATTGGTGGTAAAATAGAACTGAATATTCAACAAACCCCTAAAAACGTTCAGTTGACTATTTCTGATGAAGGTGAGGGAATTTCAAAAGAAAATGAAGATAAGGTCTTTGAACCCTTCTTTACCACAAAACCTCTTGGTGATGGCTCCGGATTAGGACTAAGCGTTGTACATGGCATTATTAACAGTCACCAAGGTAAAATACGACACGAACCTAACAAGCCGACCGGTACCATTTTTACGGTTGATTTCCCAAAACTATAA
- a CDS encoding DNA-binding NtrC family response regulator: MLRKENILLVDDDISILELLQRHLQSMNFHSYKAVSVKEAVRILRDTPIDLLITDIQMPEVNGMQLLQFANENYPDIPKLVVTGYPSVSGTLEGIKTGAIDYLTKPFTKQELKESIDKALAHGEAKRRSKKLSPSIDDNRYDGMIGASDAFLKVTELIERVKNNKATVLIEGETGTGKELVARAIHYSGKYARSPFVAVNCGAIPENLQESELFGYLKGAFTGANENRTGFFQAADGGTLFLDEIGSASLAVQTKLLRALQEKEVVKVGSRKAEKVDIRIIAATNSDLTEEIRKKRFREDLFYRLTVVEISVPPLRERKSDINLLVSKFLQKYGHEYKDRPLTIAPDALDVLTRYNWPGNIRELENVVQRAIIMSDRKVGIEHLPNRLKFQIEFEDDTFASLKKMEQKYIERVLQYTRGNKTKAAEILEIDRKTLRSKLN; this comes from the coding sequence ATGCTGAGAAAAGAAAACATTCTACTGGTCGATGATGACATTAGTATATTAGAATTATTGCAAAGACATTTGCAATCGATGAACTTTCATTCTTACAAAGCTGTGTCGGTAAAAGAAGCGGTACGAATATTAAGAGATACCCCTATCGACCTACTAATAACCGATATTCAAATGCCAGAAGTCAATGGTATGCAGCTTTTGCAATTCGCAAATGAAAATTACCCTGACATACCTAAGCTAGTAGTTACAGGTTATCCATCCGTTTCCGGAACTTTAGAAGGTATTAAAACGGGTGCCATTGATTATCTGACAAAACCTTTTACTAAACAAGAACTTAAAGAAAGTATCGACAAGGCTTTGGCTCATGGTGAGGCCAAAAGACGTTCAAAAAAATTAAGCCCCAGTATTGACGATAATCGATATGATGGCATGATTGGGGCATCCGATGCTTTTCTAAAAGTTACCGAACTTATAGAAAGAGTAAAAAACAATAAGGCAACCGTACTTATTGAAGGTGAAACCGGTACCGGAAAAGAGCTGGTAGCCAGAGCTATTCATTATTCGGGAAAATATGCACGTTCTCCTTTCGTAGCTGTCAACTGTGGAGCCATACCTGAAAACCTTCAAGAATCTGAACTCTTCGGATACCTTAAAGGTGCGTTTACAGGGGCAAATGAAAATCGTACCGGCTTTTTTCAAGCCGCTGATGGAGGTACTCTTTTTTTAGACGAAATCGGCTCTGCTTCTTTGGCTGTGCAAACCAAATTACTGAGAGCCCTTCAAGAAAAGGAAGTTGTAAAGGTGGGATCACGTAAGGCGGAGAAAGTCGACATTAGAATAATTGCCGCCACCAATTCCGATTTAACTGAAGAAATACGTAAAAAAAGGTTTCGAGAAGATCTCTTCTATAGGCTAACAGTTGTAGAAATTAGCGTTCCCCCATTGAGAGAGCGTAAAAGTGACATTAATTTATTGGTCTCAAAATTTCTTCAAAAATACGGGCATGAATATAAAGACCGCCCCCTAACTATAGCCCCTGATGCCTTGGATGTCTTGACCCGCTATAATTGGCCTGGAAATATTCGAGAATTAGAAAATGTGGTACAGAGAGCAATTATTATGTCCGATAGAAAGGTAGGAATAGAACACTTACCAAATCGATTAAAGTTTCAAATCGAGTTTGAAGATGATACATTTGCCTCCCTAAAAAAAATGGAACAAAAATACATTGAGCGTGTACTACAATATACCAGAGGTAATAAAACAAAAGCTGCTGAAATTCTCGAAATTGATCGTAAAACGCTGCGAAGCAAACTAAATTAG
- a CDS encoding thiamine biosynthesis lipoprotein (manually curated): MYRGFLLLFLLSSLSVWSQNSYSRTLKLMGSRFDITVVASDSVSGHEYIDLAVTEILRIENLISSWKFKSQTSSINKNAGVSPVQVDPELFGLIKRCNQISNLTDGAFDISYASMDEIWKFDGSMQQMPDSSLIKASIEKVGYHNIVLDSATSSIFLELKGMKIGFGAIGKGYAADKAKVLLMNEGLSAGIINASGDMNSWGVQPNGQPWQVAITNPLNTNKVFATLPLNNNAVVTSGNYEKYLILNGKRYTHIIDPRTGYPSFGISSVTIFAPSAELADALATSVFVMGKDVGIDRINQIPKVECILIDDKGQIFTSTHIEIKNL, from the coding sequence GTGTATAGAGGCTTCCTCCTACTATTTTTATTGTCCTCCCTTTCCGTTTGGAGTCAAAACTCCTATTCACGCACCTTAAAACTAATGGGCAGCCGTTTTGATATAACGGTCGTAGCTAGCGATTCGGTTTCCGGTCATGAGTATATTGACTTGGCCGTAACGGAAATTTTGAGAATAGAAAACCTTATTTCTTCTTGGAAATTTAAATCACAAACCTCATCGATAAATAAAAATGCGGGCGTGTCACCTGTTCAAGTCGACCCTGAGCTTTTCGGCCTTATTAAAAGATGTAACCAAATTTCAAACTTGACCGATGGTGCTTTTGACATAAGTTACGCTTCTATGGATGAGATTTGGAAGTTTGATGGAAGCATGCAACAAATGCCCGATTCGTCTCTAATAAAGGCATCCATAGAAAAAGTCGGATACCACAATATTGTTCTAGACTCAGCAACCAGTTCTATCTTTCTAGAATTAAAGGGAATGAAAATTGGGTTTGGTGCCATCGGTAAAGGTTATGCGGCCGATAAAGCAAAGGTTTTACTTATGAATGAGGGTTTAAGTGCCGGTATAATCAATGCCTCTGGTGACATGAACTCTTGGGGCGTACAGCCTAATGGTCAACCTTGGCAGGTCGCAATTACCAATCCGTTGAACACGAATAAGGTTTTTGCGACTTTACCGTTGAACAATAATGCCGTAGTAACTTCAGGAAACTACGAGAAATACCTGATCCTGAACGGTAAGCGTTACACGCATATTATAGACCCTAGAACCGGTTACCCCTCTTTCGGAATCTCAAGTGTGACCATTTTCGCCCCTAGTGCCGAATTAGCCGATGCGCTGGCCACGTCGGTCTTCGTGATGGGCAAAGATGTCGGAATTGATAGAATCAACCAAATACCAAAAGTGGAGTGTATATTAATTGATGATAAGGGACAAATTTTTACATCGACCCACATTGAAATAAAAAATTTATGA
- a CDS encoding 4'-phosphopantetheinyl transferase has translation MKLPENEVHIWYFDVEEFEKDLDFYNNYLSTEELLRSQRFKFEKDRKINVLARSSLRILSGKYLGCEPEKIKIAYEEFDKPYLVDYPDFKFNVSHSGQYVALAFVKNFKCGVDIERIKNDFDVLEIADNFFSPSEIEQLHNVPKNQLFIAFYRLWTRKESFIKAKGSGLSFPLSSFSVSLDKNAHLLSTDWDSDEKHRWSMTSFEPAPGYQGALSVQGTLNKISIEPWKGVQDQ, from the coding sequence ATGAAACTTCCCGAAAACGAGGTGCATATTTGGTATTTTGATGTAGAGGAATTTGAAAAAGACTTAGATTTTTATAATAATTATCTTTCAACCGAAGAACTTTTAAGGTCACAGCGGTTCAAATTCGAAAAAGATAGGAAAATAAATGTTCTTGCCAGAAGTTCGCTAAGAATATTATCTGGTAAGTATTTAGGCTGTGAGCCAGAAAAGATAAAAATTGCTTACGAAGAATTCGATAAGCCGTATCTTGTAGATTATCCGGATTTTAAGTTTAATGTTTCACATTCAGGTCAGTACGTGGCTTTAGCCTTCGTTAAAAATTTTAAATGTGGAGTTGACATCGAACGGATAAAGAATGATTTCGATGTGCTCGAAATTGCCGATAATTTCTTTTCGCCTTCAGAAATCGAACAGCTTCATAATGTTCCGAAAAATCAACTATTCATTGCCTTTTACCGATTATGGACGAGAAAAGAATCATTCATAAAAGCCAAGGGTAGTGGGCTTTCGTTTCCTTTATCCTCATTTTCTGTTTCATTGGATAAAAATGCTCACTTACTTTCTACGGACTGGGATTCAGACGAAAAACATCGATGGTCTATGACTTCTTTTGAACCTGCCCCGGGTTATCAAGGTGCTCTTTCCGTACAGGGTACCTTGAACAAGATAAGTATTGAGCCTTGGAAAGGTGTTCAAGACCAGTAA
- a CDS encoding thioesterase domain-containing protein yields MLVENNIEDRIRRLSEEERKLLMFKAEQRIAEKSEAVKSSDSNKLIAYITTKNTVDIVALKRSLRKKMPEYMVPSQMVEVDSFPRLPNGKIDKRSLQNGGYFSKEEKQDSKNIQLPTNEVENELLSIWKDILGIDEISTTDNFFEIGGDSILSIQVIAKARASGMPLTPKQLFEYQNISELARFVTSENERSEEVLANSSFKHLVAIRTKGNKPPVFCLHSGGTHFFFYNLFAKHLEENRPVYALQASPHEGNLVLHESVTQMAEDFISEIKEVHPNGPYHFISYCYNTAIGLEVVRLLENESESANLIIADTMADYLSLFATSRTPVRAAAFIDRLKSSPLKTVTSLVRGKLVAPLKEKLKNMGASGSKKKVQLLHHNHIKVYQSYNWQPVKSTINLLLTSKKNIEFNANVVNSWQNLSDSGVEVHQTQGHHNSLFLQSTVNETAKNVDSIMAKFEKKL; encoded by the coding sequence ATGTTAGTTGAAAATAATATAGAGGATCGAATCCGAAGGCTTTCTGAAGAGGAGCGTAAGCTACTTATGTTCAAAGCTGAGCAGCGAATTGCTGAAAAATCGGAGGCGGTAAAGTCAAGTGACTCAAATAAACTGATTGCTTATATCACTACAAAAAATACTGTTGACATAGTCGCGCTAAAACGGTCTTTGCGCAAAAAAATGCCTGAATATATGGTTCCCTCTCAAATGGTGGAGGTAGACAGTTTTCCTAGGCTTCCCAATGGAAAAATTGATAAGCGGTCCCTTCAAAATGGAGGCTATTTTAGTAAAGAAGAAAAACAAGATTCTAAAAACATACAACTTCCAACGAACGAAGTTGAAAATGAATTGCTTTCAATTTGGAAAGATATTCTTGGTATCGATGAGATTAGTACTACAGATAATTTCTTTGAAATAGGAGGTGACTCCATTTTAAGTATACAGGTGATTGCGAAGGCTAGGGCTTCTGGAATGCCCTTGACCCCAAAACAGCTATTTGAATATCAGAATATCTCAGAACTCGCCCGTTTTGTAACATCAGAAAATGAAAGGTCTGAGGAGGTTTTGGCTAATTCTAGTTTTAAGCACTTGGTTGCGATACGCACAAAGGGAAACAAGCCTCCCGTATTCTGTCTTCATAGCGGGGGCACCCATTTTTTCTTTTATAATCTTTTCGCAAAGCATTTAGAAGAGAATAGGCCGGTGTATGCGCTACAAGCCTCACCACATGAGGGCAATCTCGTGTTACATGAGAGTGTTACTCAGATGGCTGAAGATTTTATTTCAGAAATCAAAGAGGTTCACCCTAATGGACCATATCATTTTATCTCCTATTGTTATAATACGGCTATCGGCCTTGAAGTCGTGAGGCTTTTGGAAAACGAATCGGAATCTGCCAATTTAATAATTGCAGATACGATGGCCGATTATTTAAGTTTGTTCGCCACTTCAAGAACCCCAGTACGGGCAGCCGCTTTTATAGATAGATTGAAGTCGAGTCCGTTAAAGACAGTTACGAGTTTGGTTAGAGGTAAATTAGTTGCACCTCTCAAAGAGAAGCTTAAAAATATGGGAGCATCCGGTAGCAAGAAAAAGGTTCAGCTTCTGCATCATAACCATATCAAAGTTTATCAATCTTACAACTGGCAGCCTGTAAAGAGCACCATAAATCTATTATTGACATCAAAGAAAAATATTGAATTCAATGCTAACGTTGTTAATTCTTGGCAGAATTTATCTGATAGTGGAGTAGAGGTACACCAGACTCAGGGGCATCATAATAGTTTGTTTTTGCAATCTACCGTAAACGAGACCGCAAAGAATGTTGATAGTATTATGGCCAAATTTGAAAAGAAACTATAA
- a CDS encoding amino acid adenylation domain-containing protein: MEKKAGNSSLLNRWKNRDKDKNLNSIIPKAPEDIDIPLSSGQQRIWFLQQLYPDNPFYNYSEVISFEGNLNVEHLKASLNKIFKDHAILRSFYPMVNGSPVLRISEKLPKIQNIDLSDFEEGLAHSKLDQLLTKQSRTVFDLSSPGLLKIILIRKSAEKYILFLTMHHIIVDEWSIGILKQQLASHYKTLSNGNELQVTNAEIQYRDYAYWQRKQSIKTDELAYWRNMLSGELPVLDLQTDQKRKARPRFNGGQITRKLSSELSSDILGLAKKMETTPFIFLLSMYYFLLKRYTGQDDILIGTPISNRNAKSLENTLGFFIDTIVLRNNIDSSLSIEQLVQHIKKNTLEAFSHKNVPFDVLVKELKVDRSLSINPFFQVMFLYHPQEEVPTFGDEVRISDETEFDTKVAKFDLTLSVSEKDGQLSLTFEYDSDLYFATTIDRMLEHYELLLRSVLNDSNSTVEELPMLTDTERSIFYYTTDVVKNTFSSYQAAHQIIDDIGRKFPLKTAVTYKNESITYEELNRRAERVAQKILNSTSKKNEIIGLCLDRSINMVVALLGILKAGCAYLPIDPNYPLERLNFVLEDAQCNCLVSDSSLSTVFEGQEKMLIYLDELFGEDSEISDVDLPEVSRDDLAYVIYTSGSSGQPKGVQISHSNIINSTAGRLSFYPENPEVFLLMSSISFDSSKAGIFWTLCTGGNLIVTENRIEQDIAQIENIIETNRVTHTLMLPTLYDLVLQHATPSKIGSLKTVIVAGEACTASMCNRHFTITSDVNIKLYNEYGPTEATVWCTAFEVKSETMLPVIPIGKPVANAVIYLLDKNLNLVPFGAVGEIYVSGPGLAKGYINRPQLSREVFIDNPFETDGSSKLYKTGDLGRYRSDGCIEFLGRVDQQIKLRGYRIELEEVEKAISLNNDITGVVALVEEVKATEKIKNTVDYNDLEAFSNFLKKSLTEKELNELLKSIESLNVEA, from the coding sequence TTGGAAAAAAAAGCAGGAAATAGTTCCCTTTTAAACAGGTGGAAGAATAGAGATAAGGATAAGAACTTAAATTCTATTATTCCCAAAGCACCTGAAGATATCGATATACCCTTATCGAGTGGTCAACAACGTATATGGTTTTTACAGCAATTGTATCCTGACAATCCTTTTTACAACTATTCAGAGGTAATTTCTTTTGAAGGAAACCTCAATGTAGAACACCTTAAAGCGTCGTTGAATAAAATCTTTAAAGACCATGCAATTCTGCGGTCTTTCTATCCAATGGTGAATGGTAGTCCGGTTCTTCGAATTTCAGAGAAACTACCTAAAATACAAAATATTGATTTGTCAGATTTCGAAGAAGGGCTTGCCCATTCGAAGCTTGATCAATTATTGACGAAGCAATCACGTACTGTTTTCGATTTGTCGTCACCAGGGCTTTTAAAAATTATATTGATAAGAAAAAGCGCCGAGAAATATATTCTGTTCTTAACCATGCACCATATTATTGTTGATGAATGGTCAATTGGTATTCTGAAGCAACAATTGGCTTCTCACTACAAAACGCTGTCAAATGGCAATGAGTTGCAGGTCACTAATGCCGAAATTCAATATCGAGATTATGCTTATTGGCAGAGGAAGCAATCGATAAAGACAGATGAACTTGCCTATTGGAGAAATATGCTTTCTGGTGAGCTACCTGTTCTTGATTTACAGACGGACCAAAAGAGAAAGGCAAGGCCTCGTTTTAATGGGGGCCAGATTACTAGAAAACTTTCCTCTGAATTATCTTCTGATATACTTGGGCTGGCAAAAAAAATGGAAACTACGCCCTTCATTTTTTTATTATCGATGTACTACTTTCTTTTAAAACGCTACACGGGGCAAGACGATATTTTAATTGGCACACCGATATCGAACAGAAATGCGAAATCTTTAGAGAATACCCTTGGTTTTTTTATCGACACCATAGTTCTGCGCAATAATATTGATAGTTCACTATCTATAGAACAGCTGGTTCAGCATATTAAAAAAAATACTTTAGAGGCCTTTTCGCATAAAAATGTGCCTTTTGATGTTTTGGTCAAAGAGTTAAAGGTTGACCGGTCTTTGAGCATAAACCCTTTTTTTCAGGTTATGTTTCTTTACCATCCCCAAGAAGAAGTTCCCACTTTTGGTGATGAGGTTCGTATTTCTGATGAAACGGAATTTGATACCAAGGTGGCCAAGTTTGATTTGACATTGTCGGTTTCTGAGAAAGATGGTCAATTGTCCTTGACATTTGAGTATGATTCAGATCTCTACTTTGCGACGACAATTGACAGAATGCTTGAACATTACGAATTGCTTTTAAGGAGTGTTCTAAACGATTCGAACAGTACGGTTGAAGAACTGCCCATGTTGACCGATACTGAAAGGTCGATTTTTTATTATACTACCGACGTCGTTAAGAATACATTTTCTTCTTATCAGGCCGCTCATCAGATAATAGATGATATAGGTAGAAAGTTTCCTTTAAAAACTGCGGTAACCTATAAAAATGAATCGATTACCTATGAAGAACTCAATCGTAGGGCCGAAAGGGTGGCTCAAAAAATCTTAAACTCGACATCGAAGAAAAATGAAATAATTGGTCTCTGCCTTGACCGCTCGATAAATATGGTTGTCGCTCTTCTAGGCATTTTAAAAGCGGGCTGTGCTTACCTGCCTATAGACCCCAATTATCCTTTAGAGCGTTTGAATTTTGTACTTGAAGATGCACAATGCAATTGTTTGGTTTCAGATTCTTCTCTGAGTACGGTTTTCGAGGGGCAAGAAAAGATGTTGATTTACTTGGATGAGCTTTTTGGAGAAGATTCGGAGATATCCGATGTCGACCTACCCGAAGTATCAAGAGATGATTTGGCCTATGTTATCTATACCTCGGGCAGCAGCGGTCAACCTAAGGGCGTACAAATTTCACATAGTAACATAATAAACTCAACTGCGGGTAGGTTAAGTTTCTACCCTGAAAATCCAGAAGTATTTTTATTGATGTCCTCCATTTCGTTCGATAGTTCTAAAGCGGGAATATTTTGGACCTTATGCACCGGAGGAAATCTTATCGTTACCGAAAATCGGATCGAGCAAGATATTGCTCAAATCGAGAATATTATCGAAACGAACAGGGTGACCCACACCTTGATGTTGCCAACATTATACGACTTGGTATTACAACATGCCACACCTAGCAAAATCGGGAGTTTAAAAACAGTTATAGTGGCCGGTGAAGCCTGTACTGCAAGTATGTGCAATAGACATTTCACCATTACTTCAGACGTTAACATCAAACTATACAATGAGTATGGCCCTACAGAGGCCACTGTTTGGTGCACGGCCTTTGAAGTAAAGTCGGAAACTATGTTGCCGGTAATACCCATAGGAAAGCCAGTGGCGAATGCTGTTATCTATTTATTAGATAAGAATTTGAATCTCGTTCCGTTTGGTGCTGTAGGTGAAATTTACGTCTCAGGCCCGGGATTGGCCAAAGGCTATATCAACCGACCTCAACTTTCTAGAGAAGTATTTATCGATAATCCCTTTGAGACCGATGGTAGTTCGAAGCTTTATAAAACAGGTGATCTAGGGCGGTATCGTTCAGATGGTTGTATAGAGTTTTTGGGCAGGGTAGACCAACAGATTAAACTTAGGGGGTATAGAATAGAATTGGAAGAGGTAGAGAAGGCTATATCTTTAAATAATGATATAACCGGAGTAGTAGCATTGGTGGAGGAAGTTAAAGCTACTGAAAAAATAAAAAATACAGTAGATTATAATGATTTAGAGGCGTTTTCAAATTTTTTAAAAAAATCACTTACAGAGAAAGAATTGAACGAGTTGTTGAAAAGTATTGAAAGTCTTAATGTTGAAGCCTAA
- a CDS encoding HupE/UreJ protein has product MKKLFLLLPLLLLPLFTYCHQPKQSLIYLRIYEETGIEGRFEVNANELISVFGLDYGLNPSIDEVRPHQNRIQAYLLENAEFSSENGNFNIVFTGEMTKLNTGFGDFINFHFKLEPSEDIPDDLIIEYTAFTQEDPSHRCLIAMEYNWKAGLINNESIVALYLSKDDPKGTISLTETSLWKGFVAMVKQGIWHIWIGMDHILFLLALILPSVVRRKTTKIRGDGAEVADTGFSILGWEPVQKFKPAFMYILKIVTFFTLAHTITLSLASLNIINLPSRVVESIIAFSVGLAAFHNIRPIFKGKDWVIAFVFGLFHGFGFASVLGELGFKGENLTLSLVGFNVGVEIGQVVIIALIFPILYLIRNRKLYPKLLVGLSALLIFISIYWFVERAFDIDLPLDEIVNRNLYPIARFIGLL; this is encoded by the coding sequence ATGAAAAAATTATTCCTATTACTACCATTACTCCTATTGCCTTTATTCACTTATTGTCACCAGCCTAAACAAAGTCTAATATACCTTAGAATATATGAAGAAACTGGTATAGAAGGTAGATTTGAGGTTAATGCCAATGAATTGATCAGTGTTTTTGGGTTAGATTATGGATTGAACCCGTCAATAGACGAAGTACGGCCTCATCAAAATCGAATTCAAGCTTATTTATTGGAGAATGCTGAATTTTCTTCTGAAAACGGAAATTTCAATATTGTGTTTACCGGTGAAATGACCAAACTAAATACCGGTTTTGGAGATTTCATTAATTTTCATTTTAAGCTAGAACCCTCTGAAGATATACCCGATGACCTTATTATTGAATACACCGCCTTTACTCAAGAAGATCCATCTCACCGTTGTTTGATTGCCATGGAGTATAACTGGAAAGCCGGTTTGATAAACAACGAATCGATTGTTGCTTTATATCTAAGTAAAGACGATCCTAAAGGTACTATATCACTTACCGAAACTTCTTTATGGAAAGGTTTTGTAGCAATGGTCAAGCAAGGAATATGGCATATTTGGATCGGTATGGATCACATTCTATTCTTGTTAGCCTTGATTTTACCATCGGTTGTTCGGAGAAAAACAACCAAAATCAGAGGTGATGGCGCAGAGGTGGCCGATACAGGTTTCAGTATTCTAGGTTGGGAGCCCGTGCAGAAGTTCAAACCGGCCTTCATGTACATTTTGAAAATAGTGACTTTCTTTACTCTTGCCCATACCATTACGTTAAGCTTGGCATCATTGAACATAATTAACTTGCCCTCGAGAGTAGTTGAGTCTATTATCGCATTTTCGGTTGGCTTGGCCGCTTTTCACAACATTAGACCCATCTTTAAAGGAAAAGATTGGGTTATAGCCTTTGTATTCGGATTGTTTCACGGTTTCGGATTTGCTAGTGTTTTAGGTGAGTTAGGCTTTAAAGGTGAAAATCTCACTCTGTCTTTGGTCGGTTTTAATGTAGGAGTTGAAATAGGTCAAGTAGTAATTATAGCTCTGATATTTCCGATTTTGTATTTGATTCGAAATCGTAAGTTGTATCCGAAATTACTGGTCGGGTTGTCGGCATTGTTGATTTTTATTTCAATCTATTGGTTTGTCGAAAGAGCCTTCGATATCGATTTGCCGTTAGATGAAATTGTGAATCGCAACCTCTACCCAATTGCGAGGTTCATTGGTTTGTTGTAA